Below is a window of Cottoperca gobio chromosome 12, fCotGob3.1, whole genome shotgun sequence DNA.
tatcaaactttacattttaaatctctttttccACCATTTGTAGCTGTGTTTATTCACACTTTACGTGCACATTATCAGTACTGAAGTTGTTGTAGttatataaactttatttgaaaagttaactgaatgaataaaatatgaaaaataaaaatgtgagacTTTCTTTTTGGATTCTGGGTTTTGAACCGTTTTGTTTAAATTCCTCCCCCATTGTTTTACTGCATGTGTAAAAAACTATAATATTTGAGCTTAACATATACATATCAAGTAGATTTCTTTGAGCTGCTTTCTTTAGAGCATGAAGGTGTAATGTGTTCAATAAAAGAGCGGCTGGTTGTATGGTACCTCAGGAGGCTGCCGGCTGCTGCAACATCATATTCCAGCTGCACGACGGAGCCTCGGTTGACGGTCACACTGCTGTCGTACTGAACCTTCACAGAGTCCAGAACATAGTACGACCTGGGAACTACACCGCCGTACTTTATCTGCAAAAACAACATCCACTAATTCAATCACGATCGTTCAATAAATACTCACTTACTGCCTCATTAATCTTTGCTCTTTGTCTCTCACAATGGTTCTGCAGCGAGGGTCTCCGTCGGGATCCGTCAAGTTTCCTCCGTACACCACAGGAAGCTGATCTGGGTCGATATGTTTACATAACACTTCCTGCCAGTTACCTATACACAGAGGAATGTAGGGTAAAACTGTTTGCTATacatttattggtttatttggtttgaccttgtcagtaattctcttatcatttcagatcctggttcatttatcaacttattcccctcacctggtttccacagcccatctcctcacctgcttctcattccctcattagtctctcagaggatatataccagttctctcccacttcAATGCAGTACTtctacttgtaacagagtactttTATAGTGTGGTATAAATACTTGATTCAGCATtgcatttgcaaatgttttaaaatcctTCTAACACATGTGTTTTGAACGTaaacatatgtttttgtttgcacacaagaaaactccacagggcagcTTTAACTTTTCTTCCCGCATTTCAAATTTGATTTTGGTCCAAATATCAgcacgctaacatgctaaactaagatgatcAACAACGaagtgttagcatgctgctGTTAGCAACATCGTCTTGTTTGTACTctctggaataaaaacaaaagttgtcTTACTTCCTAAAATGATGATCTTGCGCCGCGTTTCCTCAGTCAGAAAGTGTTTGATTAGATTGTAGGCCATGGGAAACATTCTGGGAGCTGCAGCAAAGACATAAACTCAAGATCATAAACATAACCTGGAAGTTAAATCAGATTTACAAATAGTCCCAAGATCTGCTGCAGCACCTTTGATGAGAAACAGCCTTTTCAGCCCCTCTGGATAGTTTTCTTCAAACATGGTGAGGACCTACATGAGAGTGTTagtaattataaataaaaacatttgtattgtatttaatgtgATGAAACATGATGGTTACAGTGTGCGTTGATGACAAACCTCTCCATAAGTCTCAATAGCAGGTTTCCAGATGTGTTTCAGTCCCAGTCCTTCCAAATCGTAGATCAGAGCGATGGATTCAATGTTCTTCCCCaactgagacacagaggaagaaggaTTAGGAGAGAGTAgaagaaacaaggagaggaaatgagataACATGTGGAGAGGAGAGTaggaggaaaggaaacaaggtgaggagaggaaaggagaggagaaaggaaacaagagaggagcagaggagaaaggaaacaagagaggaagagaggagcagaggagaggagaagaaaagaggacagGAAACGAGGATAAGAGGAGCGGAaacgagagaagagagggaatgagggaatgagggaacaagagagaagagagtaaacaaaagaagagaggaggagaggaaacaagtagaggagaggaaaggagaggagaaaggaaacaagagaggaagagaggaggagaggagaagaaaggaaaagaggacAGGAAacgaagaggagaggaaaggagagaagagaggaggagagggaatgagggaacaagagagaagagagtaaacaaaagaagagaggatgagaggaaacaaggcgaggagaggaaaggagaggagaaaggaaacaagagaggagcagaggagaaaggaaacgagaggaagagaggagcagaggagaaaagaaaagaggacagGAAacgaagaggagaggaaaggagagaagagaggaggagagggaatgagggaacaagagagaagagagtaaacaaaagaagagaggatgagaggaaacaaggcgaggagaggaaaggagaggagaaaggaaacaagagaggagcagaggagaaaggaaacgagaggaagagaggagcagaggagaaaagaaaagaggacagGAAacgaggatgagaggagaggaaacgacagaagagaggaggagaggaaacaaggagaggagaatCTGATCCTCACCTTCTCAGACTGACTCCGACACTCCCTGTGCAGCATCTCTGAGTCTCTGATCTTAGTCTTCATGTAATCCTGTTTGGTCGCTGACAGCAGCAGACCTTTAGGATCCAGAGGACCGATGATGTCATACCAGATGGGACTCCCCTCTCTGTCGTATCCACACATCCCTCCAGACACATACTTCTCAATCACCTGATGAACGAGAGCAAAACACACTAAATCTATGTTACTTCACTttatttgtctgacagcttttcttattattatttttcctccTACTTCTTAagttaaactgttttaaaaccCCTtcgatcagctggaaaatgcatcgtcacaaagctgaaaactgaGATACGAAGGTTTTCACAGGACAGCGACGCTACAAACACccgatgatcttatagaatatgatgcatttctgTAGAATAAACTacacaacacaatataaagGAGTTACATTCAGCACAAccataaacatctacagcagtaaaatgcaagaTACACTTTAATGCAGCAGTGATATTAACGTAGTCCGCTCACAATCCCGGCTTTTTGAGTTAATGTGAGACAAACCGAGCATGTGTACCTCTGGAGGTTTCCAGTCAGATATGATGGTGTCTGCGTTCATCTTCCTCCTGAACTCCAAgtgctgcagacagagaggagaggtcaGAAACACGCTCACCATCCACATCCTGCAGCCGTGCAAGGGAAACAGCATGACTGTGACATAAGTGTTCAGAGGGAGAGCTCACCTTTCTGATCATGGCTTCAGACTTCTGAACATTGAAGCTACGagctgtaaaacaaaagaaaaacatcctgCTTATTAAAGTAGAGATGTGACGCAGCAGTGTAACACGTTACATTTAAGTTCTGTACATAaggacacatttgaggtactttagtATTAGAGTATTTACTTTTTTCATGGTaccatacatgtatgtatacttctactccactacaatccAAAGGAAAGTTTTGCTCAGTCACCAGCTATGATAAGCAGTAAAGTATATCATTTGAGCAGAATAATATCCActttcatatatttaatagtgTTAAACATCCTGTAATAATACCACATTGCTACAAGAAAATTCCTgcatttaattaagtaaaagtaaaaagtattaGGATCCAAATATAATACCAAAAGTACTACTCAGAATAATATATAGTGTAttattgcattaaaaatgactgaagcattaatgtgttcatcccttaaatgctgcagctggtgaaggtgaagctaaatgtaattattttatagACTTCTGTGTAGCTTAACCTTTAATAATATATCatgaattatattttgtatttcatttattaatttaaaaaaaggtttaagcTACGGAAATCAGAGGCTTCCCCCTTttgcaaagaaaatgcaaatactCAAATAGCGTACAAGTATCTCAGAATTGAACTTAATTAAGTACAGAACTTGTAGATGAACACATTTGGATCATGACAGTTATGTGTCCATGAAGGAGTACTTGAGTAAGTCTGACGGCTGTGGAGGTACGTCAGAGAAGTTTGTATACAGTTCAACACAGTTTGCCTGTTTCTTTAGACAAGTAAAGAAAACCGTCCGAGGTTAACAGCCAATGCAAATATTCCCCCCATCGATCTGAGCCTCTCTGAACTATGGACCACTAAACAGATACAGTGTCCTGTATGTCCCGCAAACTACCAGCTAGACATCGAGCGACTCGATTGCATGAGAAATTACAAGAATTCCTGGTATTTAGACGGAGCAGCTGATTTAATTCATattcatcacatcacatgaaCCTCtagatgttgtattttataagtCAGGCTCAGTTTTAAAGCAGGAGAACAAAGTATATTCAGTTTTATCTCTGCAGCTGAACTGAGTTCAAATGTTGTTCAgcgtaaaacaaacatttactgtaGGATAAGTCTGAGCTGAGGTAGTTCAAACCCCCTGGCTGAGTAAATACTATATGTTTCATGGCCACAGGGTCAGAGGGGGGAATGTTAAAGGAAATGAATGACTGATTAACCAAGAGGAggatgaaaaataattaaacaaaatagTTTCCAGGGGACACTTAAAAGTGATGCACATGGCTCAGAGCCAGAGAAGATGTTTTCTTAGCCTGCAGTGGGACGAGCTCTCCGGGTCGCTGCAGAATAGAAACTTTGGAGGATatagtttgttttgctgttgaatTGTGTTCACTGTTTGGTTTTAAAGTGCCAATAGATATTTGTTATGCTTTGATTTATCATGATGAAGTAACTGTTGATTGTACAACGTGATGGCTATATATTATTGACACACTCtgtgtttaatataatatatctgaaTAAGTTGCTAAATGTGTTGCCAGTAGGAGGCTCTGAGACAAAACAGAAAGTGATCTGGTTGTCTTTGCGACAGCGGTGgcaacaataataccacttgGAAACACATGGGgaaaatgtaatggagtattttttacattgttttaattctgagaacttcttccaccactgcttgtATTTAATCTCACATTAACACTGAGAGAAACATGACAGTGACCTTTCCTCTGGTGTTGTATTGTCAGTAATTATTCTAAAGGTTTCAGATGCCTGAGGCAGTGAATGCCTGAGGCTACACTTACTCTCAGCACAAGCAAACCAGGTCCTGGTTTTAACACATGACACCAGTGCAGTTCAGTGCAGGACTGTGGGGAAACACCACAGCTGGAGGCTTTGGTGTTTAGTAGTGCTTTGATTTGATCCTATTTTATCAAACTCATGGTTTccctttaaaactttaaatactttcaactatttaaaaatatcCCATTacaataaaagtcctgcattttaaactttacttaaataaaaatagGGAAGcatcatcagctaaatgtactaaAGCTTATAgatagggctggctcaggcttgcttTGAGCCACGCCCCTAGATATGCTGCTATAGGGTTagacctctccctctctatctgtaggCATTCATGTCCCTTTAATGCCTGTTACTAactcatccccagagtttctgtgtctctcatctggcaggttgccattGGTTTTGCAGGTCTCACCTCTGAGCCAGCGGAGGAGGTAGTAGTCGTGCTGTGCAGGCAGGTCGGGGAGGATGTCCTGGACCCTTCCCCGAAACTGGAGGCAGAGAATCAGAAGGAACATCAACCATACatcatacttaaaaaaaaaaaagctgtacGGACATGAGAGTGTTATCAATCTTATAATCTAACTTAACGTAAGAAAGTGATTAaacgtatttcccaaaatgtcaaacctttCCTTTAAGGTTTGGGTTACAGCTGAGTAGTCGGTTAATCGATTAGTAGAACGGTAATTGGTAACTTTTTTAATAATGAACAGCTGGGAGCAGTTGTTGCTCTTTTTAAGTCTAAAGTGacagtaaattaaatatgtgtagattttggacaaaacaagctattttATGACATCGCATCTGGAAATTGTGACTTTGTACTATATTCTGACGTTTATATCCCAAATGAGTGAATAATTAATTGTGGCACATTATCCACAACAGATAATAAATTattctaatgtttttttattgcgaCTCACCCTGTCGAGTAatcttataatatatacagtatattatttgATAGAAATATTTTAGTACTATTGTcctcagtggtggaagaattaCTGGTTCAATCGTTAATAATGCATTGTACTTTATATTCttataatatgttttttaatgtcaatAATCTGAAACCTACCTAACTATAGCTTTTAAATAGCcggataaaaactacagtatttccccctgaaatgtttaaaatacaacgtaaaataaaatgaaaatactcaagtaaagtacaatcaCCTCAAAAGTGTGTTTAAGTTCAGTAAATGTACCGCAGAGGTAGAATGTCATTATAAACACACGGCAGAGAGTTGAAGTTACCATAGAATCGCTGTGAAACCACAACAAAAGCAACCATAGATACAGGACCCTGCAAAGGATCAATGCATTCAGTGAAATCACAGGAATCATTTGTTTACCTCAGTTAATATTTCAGCCTGTTTTGGGCTCAAGTCTCCAACTCGTCCGCTCATGTCTGCTGTTGTGTCGCTCTGTCAGAAGCTGTGAATGAAATGCAGTGAAGGGAAACTGCAGGtggacgaacacacacacactcacacacacacacacacacacacacacacacacacacacacacacacacactcacacacacacacacacacacacacacacacacacacacacacacacacacgaagcagTGGTGGTCATTAAATATTTCTATTCTGGTTCAACCATGTGTAGCACTTTGTAACTGtataataaagttttttttgttttgttattattattattatcaatatatacttaaagtatcaaaagtaaaagttggcATTATGCAGATGGCCCATTTTAgaattgtgtttattatattattgaattataattattgatgaatgtatctatctttctatttcaccaagggatcaataaagtttaatcttaacccataataatccatcatcatttatttgttgattatattttgtagttgtttgttgaataaatagtggaataaaaagtacaatatttctctctgcctggtagtggagtagaagtctGAAGTAGCAGAAACTGGAAATAGAAGTATCGTActtgaataaaataaaggtgGGGGTATGGAGGCTATCGTAGTGAAGATGCACCTTAAAGACCCTGATTGTGTTTTAATCAGCGAGATATGAAGTCCAGCGTGAATAATCTATTAATGTGAGAGACTTCAGAGTCACGTCTCTGCGTGCACCTTCAGGATTTAGCAACATTTGATTCTGATTGTGGCTCGTTAAAGATTTAAACTCTTACTTACTTAATATTTTCTAATGTttgaactaaacctgaactGTTAGAGTTGCCAATTTAGGTAGATTTCTTTCttatgtttttgagaaacaTTTAAGATATGTCCTTGTAAGTACAGTATAGTGTTATAAACTACTTATTTGTGCCAATCCATTCGcaagatgttgagatatttcacttgaTGTGTGAAAGCGTTGACCTGCAGGGggcgctagaggaaaggtcagaggaTCACTGAAGACAGTAAGAATCAGCAGGTAGAAAGGAAAcaaagattattttctcaacatTTCTCCAA
It encodes the following:
- the sec14l7 gene encoding LOW QUALITY PROTEIN: SEC14-like protein 2 (The sequence of the model RefSeq protein was modified relative to this genomic sequence to represent the inferred CDS: inserted 1 base in 1 codon), which encodes MSGRVGDLSPKQAEILTEFRGRVQDILPDLPAQHDYYLLRWLRARSFNVQKSEAMIRKHLEFRRKMNADTIISDWKPPEVIEKYVSGGMCGYDREGSPIWYDIIGPLDPKGLLLSATKQDYMKTKIRDSEMLHRECRSQSEKLGKNIESIALIYDLEGLGLKHIWKPAIETYGEVLTMFEENYPEGLKRLFLIKAPRMFPMAYNLIKHFLTEETRRKIIILGSNWQEVLCKHIDPDQLPVVYGGNLTDPDGDPRCRTIIKYGGVVPRSYYVLDSVKVQYDSSVTVNRGSVVQLEYDVAAAGSLLRWQFASDGGDIGFGVYRRTKEGGDQKVAEMLQVLASERYNAHLVPEDSCLTCPEPGVYVLCFDNGYSILQSKRMSYTVEVLPPPDXIQRGRSRGDMRLQRSRTQILV